Below is a genomic region from Rhododendron vialii isolate Sample 1 chromosome 5a, ASM3025357v1.
gctcaggagcaCTCTggagcgctcgagagtgtttccagtaggggttttgggaaaacattattcatggactctttgctcttgccttttcactaaggtctcccaaccatgcaccagtattaaggactgggacaggctgagagacccccctcagaagggagaacaacctcttgatttgaaccaaggatagaaatgtttctacctttatttgacactttgctccttggatggttttGAAAGGTGAATGTGGAGATCAGAAACTGAGAGTGCTCTGGATTTCTTGCCTTTTcctttgatgattttgaaagagacctttgaagttgggcaagaagttttttgtttttgagaccttttcctttgaacaagaaagagggaagaagaggagtttagagagagaagattttcgTCCCCCCCTCTATTTGCTTTTGCTGAAAGAcaaggtgtatatatatagaggatataacccatggttttgataatcaagtgattttgaaataaatccatttttaaagaaagaaatcttcagctgatctcttctctgactgaggttgagtgttgactcacctcagccggtgcaatgatggcttgcatggatagtaggaatcttcttcacccattgggcactgggagaggtctcgagcgctttggagtggtctcgagcgcttgagagtgagtcaggccagtggtttttggaaaacagtttggagcgcttgggactgcttcaaagcgcttgggaatgattttggtcatttcctccaaggagcaacgtctcaattggtacatggcttgttctgatccatattcatcatcggggagccccagggccacaaattaaggaaatttgacaagtccaaattggggtgtctacagttgcccctctttggacggcgcttggcatcatgtttggatgcgagtgtcgtccaaagatcgagacaacccaattcgagccaaatcaaatcctcaatttacgaatcaaatgcaaataaaaagcataCAAGCACTCAATGCACAGGGTCGTgtcttttcagactgcctacgtaccccatttgtagggatcagaccagcgtagttctttggggcaaatgcaaacacgtgTGATGCATGCATTGGAAAGAGATCGACAAATGCTTTGATAACGATAGAAACAAGAAATGGGGCCCATCCGTTACTCTGTCTGGTGGACCAAATGATGAAAGGAGTATTACGCGTtgggtaaaacttcttgcgAATACATCGACGATTGTAGaatttaggaaacttttatcGACCTCTAAGcaggaattatttttttttttttgcaaactaGGATGATCCAGAATAGATCACGAAACAAAATCCGCCATCGATTGCTCTGTCTCGACTCGGATTTAAAcaggactgagattgattttgtaaaaattcttgaagGACAATGATCATTAATCAAGGCGAAATGCATGAGCTTAcgaaaagcaacaaaaagagtcaagcactggtgacccactcccgagcgcttgggagtggtgtcgagcgctcgggaccattGCTGGGGTCCACCGCCCTTTCATCTTCCTCTTTTGATTCGGGGGTTAAGaccctggttctcgagcgctcgagaaccagatcGATCGATCTCATCTCTCTCGAccgctctcactctctcgactTTCTCACTCTCTTAATCCTCtcgactctctcactctcttaaTCCTCTCgactctctcgactctctcaatCCTCTCGACTCTCTCACTCCTCTCAATCCTCTCCCAATCCTCTCAACTCTCTCACTCTTGGTATGGCAAGGGGGAACGAAGACAGGGCGGTCGGCGGCGGCGAAGGGACGGATGTCATCGGTCAGGAGGTCACCGTTGGTGCCACGGCGGTGGCAGCTGGGGGGAATGGCGGTGGCGCAGGGGCGGAGCCCAGCGGCGGGGACGCCACGGTCGGTGCCACAGTGGCGGCGGCTGCTGGTGACCCTGGGGTCGCCGGAGGGAGTCCAGTGGCGGTCGCTGCCGGTGAGGGTGCAGAGGTGGCAGCAGTGGAGGGCTCCGTCAGCGGGGACGGAGGTTCGGGCAGTGGAGTCGGGGGTTCGGGCAGGCCTCTTACCCCTATCGTGGAGGAGTTGTTTGCGGCTGCCGAGCGGGCGAGCGACGGGGGGATAGCCGACCTCGGTGGTGAGGAGGTAGTTGTCGGACAGTTCAGCGAGACGCTGGTGCTGAGGACGGCGACGGTGTTGGAGCCGAGGAGTGGGGATAGCGGGATCGGGTCCTCACGCCCTGTTCCCTTCGCGGACGGGGACTTCCTAGAGGACGTGGAGCCCCGGGATGTCTTGGACGCGCTTGGTCTCGACTCTGTGGTTGCAGCGGTGCTGAAGGACGCTAGC
It encodes:
- the LOC131327716 gene encoding uncharacterized protein LOC131327716, coding for MARGNEDRAVGGGEGTDVIGQEVTVGATAVAAGGNGGGAGAEPSGGDATVGATVAAAAGDPGVAGGSPVAVAAGEGAEVAAVEGSVSGDGGSGSGVGGSGRPLTPIVEELFAAAERASDGGIADLGGEEVVVGQFSETLVLRTATVLEPRSGDSGIGSSRPVPFADGDFLEDVEPRDVLDALGLDSVVAAVLKDASTPEDRASASLLGALLSGAGSGAQKVVVPEAEALGGDRVAAEVAAEVRVTAVNEAKAYLEGRGGYLAREGPEFTPATYAPRLHFFEPVGMTAYVPGYADYPKEMLLRDRASHISSGWVTRTMDVYGHGGSASSLAHFRALPERV